The proteins below are encoded in one region of Bacteroides uniformis:
- a CDS encoding glycoside hydrolase family 2: protein MKHKIKHYMAALLLTSMVWSGHAQEKNEMDLSGEWAFQTDVMDFRRGSLDVRYCHRLQESIVLPGITDDYKIGYKSPYRHLDRLTRVYEYMGPAWYQREIEIPAAWKGKRIFLYFERTHWLSSVYVGKEEVSKIDYISIPHNHELTQWLHPGKKELITFCIDNRYQYDTHKWDHAHSEFTQINWNGVLGEIKLVAVDPVYVDDMQVYPDIKNKSIKVKMTVRNCTEHTASGKISFHVSGKDYRLQKEVPVTVTDSITYIEEEMFLSKDIHLWNEFHPNLYTLDCKLTSSVEGQSYAHEKSTTFGMREVEAGEDHIILNGEPIHLRGTVENAVFPKTGYAPVDDASWERVLRILKEYGMNHMRFHSWCPPAAAFRMADKLGVYLEVEMPMWGKDAQPDEKRWNFFRRELRGILKEYGNHPSFILYCNGNEITGDFSFIEELTATARQLDNRRLYSGSTARTRVKSDQFYITHQTTKGHMAIYEGRPYTNWDKNKELGVGLPIISHESGQRCIYPNFEEIKNFTGPVQARNFEIFRELLDKNHMLDQAHDFFRASGALTAIEYKDVIEAQLRTYLKGGFQLLSLNDFTGQGYAPVGILDPFWNTKGLITPEKWREFCAPTVALLRFDKRALYNDEVFEGKAEIYNYGPTLLKNAKINWSITDSNGKTLKSGKLKTQTVGKNGVFPLGSFSYALNNITEPQKLTVHLSVAHVKNSWDIWVYPRHSNLMQSTSEVLYTTVFDEKAKQHLADGKKVVLCPKPSKVKGRKSVFHNHFWNPIMFKWPPMTIGCLIHDDQPIFEHFITSYHTDWQWWDILENAKVIEMKDAPAALRPFIQVIDHYDNNEKLGIGFEAKVKKGSLLVLAVDTQKNINERPATQQLLESIDRYVKSDKFAPQITVDESYIESFLKK, encoded by the coding sequence ATGAAGCACAAAATAAAACACTACATGGCTGCCCTCCTCCTGACCTCTATGGTCTGGAGCGGGCATGCCCAAGAAAAGAATGAAATGGACTTGTCTGGTGAATGGGCATTCCAGACAGATGTCATGGACTTCCGGAGAGGTTCACTGGACGTACGTTACTGCCATCGCCTGCAGGAAAGCATCGTTCTGCCGGGAATTACAGATGACTATAAAATAGGCTACAAATCTCCTTACCGCCACCTGGATAGGCTGACCCGTGTCTACGAATATATGGGCCCCGCATGGTACCAGCGAGAAATAGAAATTCCTGCGGCATGGAAAGGCAAACGCATTTTCCTCTATTTTGAACGTACACACTGGCTCAGTTCGGTATATGTAGGCAAAGAAGAAGTGAGTAAAATAGACTACATCAGTATTCCCCACAACCACGAACTGACCCAATGGCTACATCCAGGCAAAAAAGAACTGATAACTTTCTGTATAGACAACCGCTACCAGTACGATACCCATAAATGGGACCATGCCCACTCCGAATTTACCCAAATAAACTGGAACGGAGTATTGGGCGAAATTAAGCTGGTAGCTGTAGACCCAGTCTATGTAGATGACATGCAGGTCTATCCGGACATCAAGAACAAAAGCATCAAAGTCAAAATGACTGTCCGCAACTGTACAGAACATACCGCCAGCGGCAAAATATCCTTCCACGTGTCAGGAAAGGACTATAGACTACAAAAGGAAGTACCAGTAACAGTGACCGATTCCATTACTTATATCGAGGAAGAAATGTTTTTGAGTAAGGATATCCATTTGTGGAATGAGTTCCATCCCAATCTTTATACGTTGGACTGTAAGTTGACTTCCAGTGTAGAGGGCCAATCCTATGCGCATGAGAAAAGCACAACTTTCGGTATGCGCGAAGTAGAGGCTGGTGAGGACCATATCATCCTTAATGGCGAACCCATACACCTGCGCGGTACCGTTGAAAACGCAGTGTTCCCCAAGACCGGCTATGCTCCCGTGGACGATGCCTCTTGGGAACGTGTACTCCGTATCCTAAAAGAATATGGTATGAACCATATGCGCTTCCACTCCTGGTGTCCTCCTGCCGCTGCGTTCCGTATGGCAGACAAGCTGGGTGTCTATCTGGAGGTGGAAATGCCGATGTGGGGTAAAGATGCCCAACCCGATGAGAAGCGCTGGAATTTCTTCCGTCGCGAGCTGCGGGGTATCTTGAAAGAATATGGGAATCACCCTTCCTTCATTCTCTACTGTAACGGAAACGAAATTACCGGCGATTTCAGTTTCATAGAAGAGCTTACCGCCACAGCCCGCCAGTTGGATAACCGCCGTCTATACAGCGGTTCCACAGCCCGCACACGTGTCAAATCAGACCAGTTCTACATTACCCATCAGACTACCAAAGGACACATGGCTATCTACGAAGGACGTCCTTATACAAACTGGGACAAAAACAAGGAACTGGGAGTAGGCCTGCCCATCATCTCGCATGAATCCGGACAGCGGTGCATCTATCCCAATTTCGAGGAAATAAAGAACTTCACCGGCCCCGTACAAGCGCGTAATTTCGAGATATTCCGTGAACTGCTGGACAAAAACCACATGCTCGACCAAGCACATGACTTCTTCCGTGCTTCTGGAGCCTTGACCGCCATAGAGTACAAGGATGTCATAGAAGCCCAGTTGCGCACTTATCTGAAAGGCGGTTTCCAATTACTGTCTCTGAATGATTTTACCGGACAAGGATATGCACCGGTAGGCATTCTCGATCCTTTCTGGAATACCAAAGGGCTCATCACACCGGAAAAGTGGCGCGAGTTCTGTGCACCGACTGTTGCGTTGCTCCGTTTCGACAAACGCGCACTTTACAATGATGAGGTATTTGAAGGAAAAGCGGAAATATACAATTATGGACCTACCCTATTGAAAAACGCAAAAATCAATTGGAGTATCACCGACAGCAACGGTAAAACCCTTAAGAGCGGAAAACTGAAAACACAAACTGTCGGAAAGAACGGGGTATTTCCACTTGGCAGTTTCAGTTATGCATTGAACAATATCACTGAACCACAGAAGCTGACGGTCCATCTTTCTGTTGCACACGTAAAAAACAGCTGGGATATCTGGGTATATCCCCGTCATAGCAACTTAATGCAGTCCACTAGTGAAGTGCTCTACACCACAGTATTCGATGAAAAAGCAAAACAACACCTTGCCGATGGCAAGAAAGTGGTACTCTGCCCCAAACCTTCCAAAGTAAAAGGTCGTAAATCCGTGTTCCACAATCACTTTTGGAATCCGATAATGTTCAAATGGCCTCCTATGACCATTGGCTGTCTGATTCATGACGACCAGCCTATATTCGAGCATTTCATAACTTCCTACCATACTGACTGGCAGTGGTGGGACATTCTGGAAAATGCCAAGGTTATTGAGATGAAAGATGCTCCGGCAGCACTGCGGCCTTTCATACAAGTAATAGACCATTACGACAATAATGAAAAGCTCGGTATTGGTTTCGAAGCAAAAGTGAAGAAAGGCAGTCTACTGGTACTGGCCGTAGATACCCAGAAAAACATCAACGAACGTCCTGCCACCCAGCAATTGCTGGAAAGCATTGACCGCTACGTAAAGAGTGACAAATTCGCTCCACAAATTACCGTTGACGAGTCCTACATTGAATCATTCTTAAAGAAATAA
- a CDS encoding glycoside hydrolase family 3 N-terminal domain-containing protein, which yields MKKLTFISCLLLSGCLAGAMAANKKQPIYKDAKAPIEERVNDLVSRMTLEEKVQQLNQYTLGRNNNENNRGEEVKKIPATLGSLIYFDEDANLRNEAQRKAMEESRLGIPILFGYDVIHGFRTIYPISLGQACSWNPQLVEQACAVAAQEARMSGVDWTFSPMIDVARDGRWGRVAEGYGEDPYTNAVFGVASIKGYQGEDMSDSKRVAACLKHYIGYGASEAGRDYVYTEISNQTLWDTYIPPYEAGVKAGAATLMSSFNDISGTPGSANHYTMTEILKNRWKHDGFVVSDWSAVPQLIDQGHAADRKEAARLAFNAGLEMDMMGHCYDKHMAKLVEEGKISMQLVDDAVKRVLRIKFRLGLFDNPYTPTSTEKERFLLPQSLAIAEKLAEETIVLLKNENKVLPLANGNKPTIAVMGPLVQNSAELLGSWYGHGHAEDVLPIKKALDAEFAGKAELIYTEGCGFDGNDTSKFSEALAVARKADVILLCMGEKKKWSGENASRSIIELPAIQEEFIAEMKKAGKPIVLVLANGRPLGLSKVEPLCDAIVEMWQPGVPGGKPLAGVLSGRVNPSGKLSITFPRSTGQIPIYYNQRKTARPQSGKYQDISSSPLYEFGYGLSYTTFNYGNINLPKETIRRGEKLVMEIPVTNVGKRDGAEVVHWFISDPFSTITRPCKELKHFEKQLIKAGETHIFRFEIDPMRDLGFVNANGEHFLENGEYYVIVKDQKVKFTVID from the coding sequence ATGAAGAAACTAACATTTATCAGTTGCCTCCTTTTAAGTGGTTGCCTGGCCGGAGCAATGGCTGCAAACAAAAAGCAACCCATCTACAAAGATGCCAAAGCTCCCATTGAGGAGCGTGTGAATGACCTGGTCAGCAGAATGACACTGGAAGAAAAGGTACAACAACTCAACCAGTACACTTTGGGGCGGAATAACAACGAGAACAATCGTGGTGAGGAAGTAAAAAAAATTCCTGCCACATTAGGCTCCCTCATTTATTTTGATGAAGATGCCAATCTGCGTAACGAGGCTCAGAGAAAAGCAATGGAAGAATCACGTCTGGGTATCCCCATCCTTTTCGGATACGACGTCATCCACGGGTTCCGTACCATTTATCCCATCTCTTTGGGACAAGCATGTTCTTGGAATCCCCAATTGGTAGAACAAGCATGTGCCGTTGCCGCCCAGGAAGCACGCATGTCCGGGGTAGACTGGACTTTTTCCCCTATGATTGACGTGGCAAGAGACGGACGCTGGGGACGCGTTGCAGAGGGCTATGGCGAAGACCCTTATACCAATGCTGTATTCGGTGTCGCATCTATCAAAGGATACCAAGGTGAAGACATGTCCGACAGCAAGCGAGTAGCCGCCTGCCTTAAACATTATATCGGATACGGCGCTTCTGAAGCAGGACGTGACTATGTTTATACGGAAATCTCCAATCAGACTCTGTGGGACACCTATATTCCTCCCTATGAAGCTGGCGTAAAAGCCGGTGCCGCTACTTTAATGAGTTCATTCAATGACATCAGCGGTACTCCCGGAAGCGCCAACCATTACACGATGACAGAAATTCTGAAGAACCGTTGGAAACACGACGGCTTTGTTGTTTCAGACTGGTCTGCAGTACCGCAACTTATTGACCAAGGCCATGCTGCCGACCGCAAAGAAGCTGCCCGTCTGGCTTTCAACGCCGGCCTGGAAATGGACATGATGGGGCATTGCTATGACAAGCATATGGCAAAGCTGGTGGAAGAAGGTAAAATAAGCATGCAATTGGTGGACGATGCAGTGAAACGCGTGCTCCGTATCAAATTCCGCCTTGGACTTTTTGACAATCCCTACACCCCGACATCTACAGAAAAAGAGCGCTTCCTCCTTCCACAAAGCCTGGCTATTGCAGAGAAACTGGCAGAGGAGACCATTGTTCTACTGAAGAATGAAAACAAGGTACTCCCTCTGGCAAACGGGAACAAGCCAACTATCGCCGTCATGGGGCCTCTGGTACAAAACAGTGCCGAGCTCCTGGGGTCATGGTATGGACATGGACATGCAGAAGATGTCCTCCCCATCAAAAAGGCGCTGGATGCAGAATTTGCAGGCAAGGCTGAACTGATTTATACCGAGGGTTGTGGTTTCGACGGTAACGACACTTCCAAATTCAGTGAGGCACTGGCTGTAGCCCGGAAAGCAGATGTCATTCTACTCTGCATGGGTGAAAAGAAAAAGTGGAGTGGCGAAAACGCATCGCGTTCCATCATAGAACTGCCTGCCATTCAAGAGGAATTCATTGCTGAAATGAAGAAAGCAGGCAAACCGATTGTTCTGGTACTGGCTAACGGACGTCCTTTGGGACTCTCTAAAGTGGAACCTCTCTGTGACGCTATCGTTGAAATGTGGCAACCGGGAGTACCTGGCGGTAAACCATTGGCAGGTGTCTTGTCCGGCCGGGTAAATCCTTCGGGCAAGCTTTCCATTACTTTTCCACGTTCCACCGGACAGATTCCAATCTATTACAATCAGCGCAAAACAGCCCGTCCACAAAGTGGCAAATATCAAGACATCTCCTCTTCCCCACTGTATGAATTCGGATACGGCTTGAGTTATACCACCTTTAATTATGGTAATATCAACTTGCCCAAAGAAACCATCAGACGCGGTGAAAAGTTGGTAATGGAAATCCCAGTCACCAATGTAGGCAAACGTGACGGTGCAGAAGTGGTGCATTGGTTTATCTCAGACCCATTTAGCACGATTACCCGTCCATGCAAAGAATTGAAGCACTTCGAAAAGCAACTAATTAAAGCAGGTGAAACACATATATTCCGCTTTGAAATAGACCCGATGCGTGATCTTGGTTTTGTAAATGCCAATGGTGAACATTTCCTTGAAAATGGAGAATATTATGTAATAGTGAAAGACCAGAAAGTAAAATTCACGGTTATAGATTAA
- a CDS encoding RNA polymerase sigma-70 factor, with the protein MPAEDDILLLQLIKQDDEKAFKHLFDTYFVSLCRFMSLYLRDKQEIEELALSIFMNLWEGRADLTLKISFKAYLFQSARNRCLNALRDEKDTVPIEGGEEYGYALAADTSVEMEELNRLIEEAVCSLPDKCGQVYRKSREEGKTNQEIAGEMGISVKTVEAQITKALKHIKKFLGEQYTYLF; encoded by the coding sequence ATGCCTGCAGAAGATGATATCCTATTGTTACAGTTAATCAAACAAGATGACGAGAAGGCTTTCAAGCACCTTTTCGATACTTATTTTGTTTCACTCTGCCGCTTCATGTCCCTTTATCTGAGAGACAAGCAGGAGATAGAAGAACTGGCCCTTTCCATCTTTATGAATTTGTGGGAGGGTAGGGCCGACTTGACTCTTAAAATCTCATTCAAGGCTTATCTTTTCCAGTCTGCACGCAATCGTTGCCTGAATGCTTTACGCGATGAAAAGGATACGGTTCCCATCGAGGGAGGAGAAGAATATGGATATGCTCTTGCGGCTGATACTTCGGTGGAGATGGAAGAACTGAACCGATTGATTGAAGAAGCTGTTTGTTCCCTTCCGGACAAATGTGGGCAGGTTTATCGCAAAAGTAGGGAGGAAGGGAAGACTAATCAAGAAATTGCCGGGGAAATGGGGATTTCTGTCAAGACGGTGGAGGCCCAAATAACCAAAGCCTTGAAGCATATCAAGAAATTTTTAGGAGAACAGTATACTTATTTGTTCTAA
- a CDS encoding FecR family protein, protein MKKSVPWNLIIPKLKQEISADEERQLETWLRSSNNEALFKELQLLWEKIQANVENYTPNTEYYWNELVNRMHASEPKQTEKPAKKRFELKRIYRYAVAACIAVAIGCSFYIGFLNGQPEAMPQLYSNLSGKSKVLLPDGSEVWMHTETSLQYGSQMNKDERIVNVTGEAYFDVAHDADKPFIVQTEGMRIVVHGTKFNVDAFPGSENTLVSLVEGSVSLETETENRFLKPGETATFNRKTLTLKVEKDDVHFASSWANTQLVFRNRSLGDICKLLSKWYRIKIDVDPTLSNKYFYTFTLRSEPLDEILRIMARIQPMKYTFNEENELTISFADTKQKVK, encoded by the coding sequence ATGAAAAAAAGTGTTCCTTGGAATTTAATCATTCCTAAGTTGAAACAGGAAATTTCCGCAGACGAAGAGCGGCAATTGGAGACTTGGTTACGCAGCAGTAACAACGAAGCGTTATTCAAGGAATTGCAACTGTTATGGGAAAAAATTCAGGCAAATGTAGAAAACTACACGCCCAATACCGAATATTATTGGAATGAACTTGTCAACCGTATGCACGCCAGCGAGCCTAAGCAGACTGAAAAACCTGCAAAGAAACGCTTCGAACTGAAACGGATATACCGCTACGCAGTAGCTGCATGTATAGCTGTTGCCATCGGTTGCTCATTCTACATAGGATTCCTTAACGGACAGCCTGAAGCCATGCCGCAGTTATACTCTAATTTGTCGGGTAAGTCTAAGGTTCTCCTTCCTGACGGAAGCGAAGTATGGATGCATACAGAGACCTCTTTGCAATACGGATCACAAATGAATAAGGATGAGCGTATCGTAAATGTAACTGGTGAAGCTTACTTCGATGTAGCACACGATGCTGACAAACCTTTTATTGTGCAGACAGAAGGTATGCGTATCGTAGTTCACGGAACCAAATTCAATGTCGATGCATTCCCCGGTTCGGAAAATACATTGGTGAGTTTGGTAGAAGGGTCCGTCTCTTTGGAAACCGAGACAGAGAACCGTTTCCTCAAACCGGGCGAAACAGCTACTTTTAATCGGAAAACCCTTACACTTAAGGTAGAAAAAGATGATGTACATTTTGCCTCTTCGTGGGCAAATACACAACTCGTATTCAGAAACCGTTCATTGGGAGACATTTGCAAACTGCTTTCTAAATGGTATCGGATAAAGATAGACGTGGATCCTACATTATCCAATAAATATTTCTATACGTTTACGTTGCGTAGCGAACCGCTGGACGAAATACTCCGCATCATGGCACGCATCCAACCTATGAAATATACCTTTAACGAAGAGAATGAGTTGACAATTTCGTTTGCAGACACAAAACAAAAAGTAAAATGA
- a CDS encoding TonB-dependent receptor has translation MDIRKQLIILILVLLCAPVSAQKKEKLITLKFTNIPLSEAMPKVEKQSGYTFFYESQQIDIKQKVSLNVKNETINKTIAALLKGTNVKFEIDATHIILYTGKNNKAISGQPQNISGTVIDESGEPIIGANVMVEGTSTGVITDLDGKYTINAPAGSNLKISYIGYVTQTVKAGRNSTVKLVEDSKTLAEVVVIGYGTQRKSDLTGGLVSVDQKKLNMINSSNLMDRLAGQIPGLSVTTGDAKPGADQTLRVRGENSLSADNAPLIVLDGIPYNGSLSDIDPNIIESLSVLKDASAAAIYGSRGSNGVILIQSKKGKKGAPQVTYKGQFRMSQPQQTIDVMTPDEYITFKQDIARLKDGWSGDQLAPENILSASELINYKKGVTNDWQDYIFRNAFTMEHQVGISGGTESTTYMGAVSYLDQEGVVYNSAMKRYNINLSVTQVLNKWLTIGIQTQFIQRDGGGITPNIEHAVKQSPYGIYKDENGKYYEEPMDQSLIINPMANVNADQDQTRRNFFINTYADILLPVKGLSARTTFGYNYRSDFTGTYYGRDTKDGRTASGKASINNEHYWDYTWENLLKYNREFGKHRFDATGLFSVQQTQKKTSKSSAESFVNDDSSYHNINAGEKNKTVGSGLSETSMLSYMLRLNYSYAGKYMLTLTGRSDGYSAFGANNKYAFFPSVAAAWNIASESFMENAQNWLDQLKLRVSYGSNGNQAINPYQTLDRLHLTNYIWGDGGAGVNGAYLANDGVGNPNLKWETTQTFNVGIDYSFFNGRINGNIEMYVANTKDLLMKRTVPIMNGYKTIWDNVGKTRNKGVEFTLNTVNIRNKDFEWSTGIIFSLNRDKIVDLRGDKKDDITNKWFIGKPLRVYYDYDVDGIWQEGDKFTYTAADGTEKEIQKGAKPGSAKVKDADGNGYIDSNDKVIIGSKNPSFLMSMSNTLTYKNFYLSFLLNGTFKVTRELNEANIGSWSYNLYNYLHNADYWTPEHTNSKYASPAYNNFDGHSYYKDFTYIQIKNITLGYNFEKNFVKKLGLSGLGVNISVENPYTFCDIRSVLNYDNSWFASYPTARSYVLGLNLSF, from the coding sequence ATGGATATAAGAAAACAACTCATCATTCTTATACTGGTACTTCTATGTGCCCCGGTTTCTGCACAAAAGAAAGAGAAACTGATCACACTGAAGTTCACAAATATCCCATTATCAGAGGCTATGCCAAAAGTGGAAAAGCAAAGTGGATACACTTTCTTCTATGAATCGCAGCAAATAGACATCAAACAGAAAGTCAGCTTGAATGTTAAGAATGAAACTATTAATAAGACAATAGCAGCCTTATTGAAAGGGACCAATGTTAAATTTGAAATCGACGCAACACACATTATTTTATATACCGGAAAGAATAACAAGGCAATATCCGGACAACCACAGAACATCTCTGGTACAGTAATTGACGAAAGTGGTGAACCGATTATCGGAGCAAATGTCATGGTGGAAGGAACCAGTACTGGTGTCATTACAGATCTTGACGGAAAATACACAATCAACGCACCGGCAGGGAGTAATCTCAAAATCTCCTATATCGGTTATGTAACACAGACTGTAAAAGCTGGTAGAAACAGTACCGTAAAGTTAGTGGAAGACAGTAAAACACTGGCAGAAGTCGTGGTAATCGGCTATGGTACACAGCGTAAGTCCGACCTGACCGGAGGTCTGGTATCAGTAGACCAGAAGAAGCTGAACATGATAAATAGCAGTAACTTGATGGACCGTCTTGCAGGACAAATCCCGGGCTTAAGCGTAACTACTGGTGATGCGAAACCGGGTGCAGACCAAACCCTCCGTGTACGTGGTGAAAACTCATTAAGTGCTGACAATGCACCGCTCATCGTATTGGACGGTATTCCTTACAACGGTTCTTTGAGTGATATTGACCCAAACATCATCGAAAGCCTTAGTGTCTTGAAAGATGCTTCCGCAGCAGCTATCTACGGCTCACGCGGTTCCAATGGTGTCATCTTGATTCAATCAAAGAAAGGCAAGAAAGGTGCACCCCAAGTTACATACAAAGGGCAGTTCAGAATGTCGCAACCCCAACAGACCATTGATGTGATGACTCCAGACGAATACATCACATTTAAACAAGACATTGCACGCCTGAAAGATGGATGGAGCGGTGACCAATTGGCTCCTGAGAATATTCTGAGTGCCAGCGAACTTATAAATTACAAGAAAGGCGTTACAAACGACTGGCAGGACTATATTTTCCGCAATGCATTTACCATGGAACATCAAGTAGGCATTTCCGGAGGTACTGAAAGCACCACTTATATGGGGGCAGTTTCCTATCTGGATCAAGAAGGTGTAGTCTACAACTCCGCCATGAAACGTTACAATATCAATTTGAGTGTCACACAAGTATTAAATAAATGGCTGACTATCGGTATACAGACCCAATTTATTCAAAGAGATGGCGGTGGTATAACCCCGAATATTGAACATGCTGTAAAGCAAAGTCCTTATGGTATCTACAAAGATGAAAACGGCAAGTATTATGAAGAACCTATGGACCAATCTCTGATTATTAACCCGATGGCCAATGTCAATGCCGATCAAGATCAAACAAGACGTAACTTCTTCATCAACACCTATGCTGACATTCTGTTGCCGGTAAAAGGTCTTTCAGCCCGTACAACCTTTGGTTACAACTATCGTAGCGACTTTACCGGCACATACTATGGCCGTGACACCAAAGACGGTAGAACAGCCAGCGGAAAAGCCAGCATCAACAATGAACACTACTGGGATTACACTTGGGAAAATCTGCTCAAATATAATCGTGAATTTGGCAAGCACCGTTTCGACGCTACAGGTTTGTTCAGTGTACAACAAACTCAGAAAAAGACTTCCAAGTCAAGTGCCGAAAGTTTTGTAAACGATGATTCCAGTTATCATAACATCAATGCAGGTGAGAAAAATAAGACTGTAGGATCCGGTTTATCAGAAACCTCGATGTTGTCTTATATGCTTCGCTTGAACTATTCATATGCAGGGAAATACATGCTGACTTTGACCGGACGTTCCGACGGTTATTCTGCCTTCGGTGCAAACAACAAGTATGCATTCTTCCCGTCAGTGGCTGCTGCATGGAACATTGCTTCCGAAAGTTTTATGGAAAATGCACAAAACTGGCTGGACCAATTGAAGCTCCGCGTATCTTATGGTTCTAACGGTAACCAAGCCATCAACCCCTATCAGACATTGGACCGTCTGCACCTCACAAACTATATCTGGGGTGACGGTGGAGCAGGTGTCAACGGTGCTTATCTGGCCAACGACGGTGTCGGAAATCCGAATCTAAAGTGGGAAACAACCCAAACATTCAACGTCGGTATCGACTATTCATTCTTCAACGGCCGTATCAACGGTAACATTGAAATGTATGTCGCCAACACAAAAGACTTGCTGATGAAACGTACTGTTCCTATCATGAACGGCTATAAAACCATTTGGGATAATGTGGGTAAAACACGCAATAAAGGTGTTGAATTTACCTTGAACACCGTCAACATACGTAATAAGGACTTCGAATGGAGCACCGGAATCATCTTTTCACTGAACCGTGACAAGATTGTAGACCTACGTGGTGACAAAAAAGATGATATCACCAATAAATGGTTCATCGGCAAACCCTTGCGAGTTTACTACGACTATGACGTCGACGGCATCTGGCAGGAAGGTGACAAATTCACCTATACCGCAGCAGACGGTACAGAAAAAGAGATCCAAAAAGGTGCCAAACCAGGTTCTGCCAAAGTGAAAGATGCAGACGGAAACGGTTATATTGACTCCAATGACAAAGTTATCATCGGTTCAAAGAATCCAAGCTTCCTCATGTCTATGAGCAATACATTGACTTACAAGAACTTTTACTTGTCATTCCTACTGAATGGAACCTTCAAAGTTACACGTGAGTTGAACGAAGCCAATATCGGAAGTTGGAGTTACAACTTATACAACTATCTGCATAATGCCGATTACTGGACACCGGAACACACCAATTCCAAATATGCTTCTCCAGCATATAACAACTTCGACGGACACAGCTATTACAAAGACTTTACATACATCCAAATAAAGAATATCACTTTAGGATACAATTTTGAAAAGAATTTTGTAAAGAAATTGGGACTGAGCGGTTTGGGAGTCAATATCAGTGTGGAGAATCCTTATACATTCTGTGATATACGCAGCGTATTGAACTATGACAACAGTTGGTTTGCCTCTTACCCGACTGCACGTTCCTACGTACTTGGACTGAACTTATCATTCTAA